In a genomic window of Flavobacteriales bacterium:
- a CDS encoding YebC/PmpR family DNA-binding transcriptional regulator produces the protein MGRIFEKRKHKIFARNAKLSKLFTRIGKEIAMAVKAGGPNPEANSRLKVAIQNARGMNMPKDNIDRAIKKAAGGGEADFSEMNYEGYAPGGVAVFVDVATNNPTRTVANVRSFFSKCGGTLGTSGSLSHVFERKAEFVLEAAALKGRDPDEFEMELIDGGADDVLRDEEGFIIYAPFASFGTMQQKLEQLGVEVKSAELKRFPLSTMPADITTARAVLKLVDLLNEDDDVNAVYHNMDITEEVEAELEAE, from the coding sequence ATGGGACGCATCTTCGAGAAACGCAAGCACAAGATCTTCGCGCGCAACGCCAAGCTCAGCAAGCTCTTCACCCGCATCGGCAAGGAGATCGCCATGGCCGTGAAGGCCGGTGGGCCGAACCCCGAAGCGAACAGCCGCCTCAAGGTGGCCATCCAGAACGCACGGGGCATGAACATGCCCAAGGACAACATCGACCGCGCGATCAAGAAGGCGGCGGGCGGCGGCGAGGCGGACTTCAGCGAAATGAACTACGAAGGCTACGCGCCCGGTGGCGTTGCCGTGTTCGTGGACGTGGCCACCAACAACCCCACGCGCACCGTGGCCAATGTGCGCAGCTTCTTCTCCAAGTGCGGAGGGACCCTGGGCACCTCCGGATCGCTTTCGCACGTGTTCGAGCGCAAGGCCGAGTTCGTGCTGGAAGCCGCCGCCCTCAAAGGCCGCGATCCCGATGAATTCGAGATGGAGCTGATCGATGGCGGCGCCGACGACGTGCTGCGCGATGAGGAAGGATTCATCATCTACGCGCCATTCGCCTCCTTCGGCACCATGCAGCAGAAGCTCGAGCAGCTCGGTGTGGAAGTGAAGAGCGCCGAACTGAAGCGCTTCCCGCTCTCCACCATGCCGGCCGATATCACCACTGCTCGGGCCGTGCTCAAGCTCGTTGACCTGCTCAATGAGGACGACGATGTGAATGCCGTGTACCACAACATGGACATCACGGAAGAGGTGGAGGCGGAACTGGAGGCGGAATAG
- a CDS encoding single-stranded DNA-binding protein — MNTLKNKVHLVGNLGFDPEVREIAKGRKVARLSVATHDSYKNASGERVTDTQWHTVVAWGQTAEMAERLLRKGSPVMLEGRLVHRSYEAKDGSKRYITEVVMSNFQLLPNKREEAAAA, encoded by the coding sequence ATGAACACGCTGAAGAACAAAGTCCACCTCGTAGGGAACCTCGGCTTCGACCCCGAAGTGCGCGAGATTGCAAAAGGCCGCAAAGTGGCCCGGCTGTCAGTAGCCACGCACGACAGCTACAAGAACGCCAGCGGCGAGCGCGTCACCGACACTCAATGGCACACCGTGGTGGCCTGGGGCCAGACCGCCGAGATGGCCGAGCGCCTCTTGCGCAAAGGATCACCCGTGATGCTCGAAGGGCGCCTGGTGCACCGCAGCTACGAAGCCAAGGACGGCAGTAAGCGCTACATCACCGAGGTCGTGATGAGCAACTTCCAGCTGCTGCCGAACAAGCGCGAGGAAGCTGCTGCGGCTTGA
- a CDS encoding sigma-70 family RNA polymerase sigma factor, translating into MTERELVKGCLDGEPRCQEALYARYARRMYAVCLRYARHELEAQDLMQEGFIRVFEKLKDFRMEGSLEGWVRRIMVHTAINCYRRKSFQQERFGLDKLPESPVPSDAMDRLGTEELLAMVSTLPEGYRLVFNLFAIEGFDHAEIASMLGCGESTSRSQLAKARRMLQSMITASTTPVHVGNASH; encoded by the coding sequence CTGACCGAACGCGAGCTGGTAAAGGGCTGCTTGGATGGCGAACCGCGCTGCCAAGAAGCCCTTTATGCCCGGTACGCGCGCCGCATGTATGCGGTGTGCCTTCGGTATGCGCGCCACGAGCTGGAGGCCCAGGACCTGATGCAAGAAGGATTCATCCGCGTGTTCGAGAAGCTGAAGGACTTCCGCATGGAGGGCTCATTGGAGGGCTGGGTCCGCAGGATCATGGTGCATACCGCGATCAACTGCTACCGTCGCAAGAGCTTCCAGCAGGAACGCTTCGGTTTGGATAAACTGCCCGAGAGCCCCGTGCCCTCCGATGCCATGGATCGCTTGGGAACCGAAGAGCTCTTGGCCATGGTTTCCACGCTGCCTGAAGGCTACCGCTTGGTATTCAACCTTTTCGCAATTGAAGGCTTCGACCACGCCGAGATTGCCAGCATGCTGGGGTGCGGTGAGAGCACTTCGCGGAGCCAATTGGCTAAGGCGCGGCGCATGCTGCAATCGATGATCACTGCCTCAACCACCCCTGTACATGTCGGGAATGCATCCCATTGA